In Candidatus Zixiibacteriota bacterium, a single genomic region encodes these proteins:
- a CDS encoding exosortase/archaeosortase family protein, producing the protein MKIKSAAIIPHLKNHKFPYILIFAALLFSIPVLIDLVKDWLYDDNYSHGFLIIPISIYLFYRKRNELIFPAKHSNLGTILFAIGCIGTIFGAAAGEYFTARCSMVLIITGISLYYLGLSNFKKVWFAFFFLLFMIPIPAIIYYSATLPMQLFASKAASFILHIIGVPSLRQGNIIYLPEYALEVTEACSGLRSLSTLLALGALYGNLALPGKVRPIIIFISAVPIAIAGNVFRLLFTAIGAYAISTELAEDFLHELSGMLVFVFAMIVLLILGALLKWPGKRS; encoded by the coding sequence ATGAAAATAAAGAGCGCTGCTATTATTCCCCATCTGAAAAACCATAAATTCCCATACATTTTAATATTTGCAGCGCTGTTATTCAGTATTCCCGTACTAATAGACTTGGTAAAAGATTGGCTATATGATGATAATTATTCCCATGGATTTTTAATAATACCGATTTCGATTTATTTATTCTACCGAAAAAGAAACGAGCTGATATTCCCCGCAAAACACTCAAACTTAGGAACTATTCTATTCGCAATTGGCTGTATCGGGACGATATTCGGCGCGGCCGCAGGTGAATATTTTACTGCCAGATGCTCGATGGTTTTAATCATCACCGGAATATCATTGTATTATCTTGGGCTAAGCAATTTCAAGAAAGTCTGGTTTGCCTTCTTCTTCTTACTGTTTATGATTCCCATACCGGCAATTATCTATTATTCGGCAACTCTGCCGATGCAGCTTTTTGCCAGTAAAGCTGCCAGCTTCATTTTACATATAATAGGTGTGCCCTCATTAAGGCAGGGCAATATTATTTACCTTCCCGAATATGCGCTTGAGGTTACCGAGGCTTGCAGCGGCCTTAGAAGTTTATCGACGCTTTTGGCGCTTGGCGCGCTTTATGGCAATCTTGCTTTGCCGGGAAAAGTCAGGCCGATTATCATATTTATTTCTGCTGTCCCTATCGCAATTGCAGGTAATGTTTTCAGATTGTTGTTTACCGCCATCGGCGCTTATGCCATAAGCACAGAACTTGCCGAGGATTTTCTGCATGAATTATCAGGGATGCTGGTGTTTGTTTTTGCTATGATTGTTTTATTAATTTTAGGAGCGCTATTAAAATGGCCCGGAAAACGTTCATAA
- a CDS encoding EpsI family protein: MARKTFITFFTVLMAVFVFTTILRYFKPDSSHPADFERFPMRAGNWIGENDVVPDFLVDALKPDNIFSATFTSRNGQQIQLFFDYFAGKNSARGVHSPRNCMPGSGWAIINTTENTINLGNRVIPASRFVIQNAQNRQCMDFWYVTRYGDTSNDYVFKFYLMLSSFTFRPNDVAFIRIIGIDTPDGRKALDDFERQFIGEIYKSLPF; the protein is encoded by the coding sequence ATGGCCCGGAAAACGTTCATAACATTTTTTACCGTACTGATGGCAGTATTTGTGTTTACTACAATATTGCGGTATTTTAAACCCGATAGTTCACATCCTGCCGATTTTGAAAGGTTTCCGATGCGGGCAGGCAACTGGATAGGGGAAAATGATGTCGTTCCTGATTTCCTTGTTGATGCTTTGAAACCAGATAATATTTTCTCGGCAACTTTCACCAGTAGAAACGGTCAGCAGATACAGTTATTCTTTGATTATTTCGCCGGCAAGAATTCCGCGCGGGGAGTACACTCGCCCCGAAATTGTATGCCGGGCTCCGGATGGGCTATTATAAATACGACAGAAAATACTATTAATCTGGGCAATAGGGTTATTCCCGCCAGTAGATTCGTCATACAGAACGCTCAAAACAGGCAATGTATGGATTTTTGGTATGTTACAAGATATGGGGATACCTCCAATGATTATGTTTTTAAATTTTATCTTATGTTAAGCTCGTTTACGTTTAGGCCAAACGATGTTGCCTTCATCCGTATTATAGGAATTGATACTCCTGACGGTCGAAAAGCGCTGGATGATTTTGAGCGGCAATTCATAGGCGAGATATATAAGAGCCTGCCATTTTAG
- a CDS encoding carbamate kinase: protein MAKKVAVVALGGNAITSKDREDTIPNQFINTGISLDGIIKLIEDDYNLAVTHGNGPQVGNAVLRVELARGKAPELPIYICVADLQGGMGYMLEQVLRNKLNQNGIHKDISTIITQVMVDENDNDFKDPTKFIGQFYEPEKAKLLQREFGWKMKPFPGDGRLRRVIASPKPLHIVENNIIKQLVDTGIIVIASGGGGIPVIKSQGAYKGIDAVIDKDRAASVMAKDIGAQLLIILTSVEKVSINYSKPNQENLDNMSLAEAEKFLAEGHFPPGSMGPKIEAAIEFLKAGGEKVVISSIEKAYEAVKGNAGTTITH, encoded by the coding sequence ATGGCTAAGAAAGTGGCAGTTGTGGCGTTAGGCGGAAACGCAATTACCAGTAAAGACCGCGAGGATACAATACCGAATCAATTTATTAATACCGGCATAAGTTTAGATGGAATTATCAAACTAATCGAGGATGACTATAATTTAGCTGTAACTCATGGTAATGGTCCTCAGGTGGGCAACGCAGTTTTACGAGTAGAATTGGCTCGCGGAAAAGCCCCCGAACTGCCAATTTATATATGCGTCGCCGACCTTCAGGGCGGAATGGGTTATATGCTCGAGCAGGTATTAAGGAATAAGCTTAATCAAAACGGCATTCATAAAGATATTTCAACAATTATTACCCAAGTTATGGTAGATGAGAACGATAACGATTTCAAAGACCCCACTAAATTCATCGGTCAGTTTTATGAACCTGAAAAGGCTAAGCTGCTGCAAAGGGAATTTGGGTGGAAAATGAAGCCTTTCCCGGGAGATGGCAGATTAAGACGTGTAATCGCCTCGCCAAAACCGCTTCATATTGTCGAAAATAATATCATTAAACAGCTTGTTGATACTGGTATTATTGTTATTGCCTCAGGCGGTGGAGGGATACCGGTTATAAAAAGCCAGGGAGCATACAAGGGTATCGATGCCGTTATAGATAAAGACCGAGCGGCATCAGTAATGGCTAAAGATATAGGCGCTCAGCTGCTGATTATTTTGACATCTGTTGAAAAAGTATCCATAAATTACAGCAAGCCAAATCAGGAAAATCTTGATAATATGTCATTAGCTGAAGCTGAAAAGTTTTTAGCTGAGGGGCATTTTCCGCCCGGAAGCATGGGACCGAAAATCGAAGCCGCTATCGAATTTCTAAAAGCGGGCGGTGAAAAAGTTGTTATCAGTTCGATTGAGAAAGCTTATGAGGCTGTTAAGGGAAATGCCGGAACAACTATAACACACTGA
- a CDS encoding HD domain-containing protein, producing MGLLENLAKTINSNGGKIYTVGGPVRDQLLNIENSKDIDFIVCGILLSDLKKILRRFGTINLVGQSFGVIKFKPFKSESVYDISLPRKESSTGAGHRDFDVDFDYTLPIEKDLSRRDFTINAMAKEFPGGEIIDPFGGRDDLDNKILRMVFDSGFIDDPLRIIRGIQFAARFNLTVESNTLTSMIKQVNLIETVSPERIAEELNKLLELAEKPSIGFRLMNQTGLLEHILPELAQTVGIDQPGGYHRWDVFEHTLHTVDALPLDLKVRLAGLFHDVGKPAAKQIVENGATFYNHDKLGGRLAEQALKRLRYSNETIKQVCLLIDKHMFSENAGDKGIRRLIHRVGTDLIFDLIELRRADTIAQGMGQTTDSIDEFKLKVEAELAKCRAFGLKDLAVNGTDLQKRFGLSEGLVIGEILNYLLEQVLDNPDFNTVEKLLLLSADYLNKRPLDI from the coding sequence TTGGGCTTACTTGAAAACCTGGCAAAAACCATAAATAGCAATGGCGGTAAAATATATACTGTAGGCGGCCCGGTACGAGATCAGCTTCTAAATATTGAAAACTCCAAAGATATCGATTTTATTGTTTGCGGAATCCTCTTATCTGACCTGAAAAAAATACTAAGACGTTTCGGTACTATTAACCTTGTCGGACAATCGTTTGGCGTAATAAAATTTAAGCCATTCAAATCTGAATCCGTTTACGACATTTCACTTCCGAGAAAAGAAAGCTCAACCGGCGCTGGCCATCGCGATTTTGATGTTGATTTCGATTATACCCTGCCAATTGAAAAAGACCTCAGCCGGCGCGATTTTACAATAAATGCTATGGCTAAGGAATTTCCCGGCGGTGAAATAATCGACCCGTTTGGGGGAAGAGATGATCTTGATAATAAAATACTAAGGATGGTTTTCGATTCCGGTTTCATTGATGACCCCTTGCGTATAATCCGAGGCATCCAGTTTGCCGCGCGGTTTAATCTTACGGTTGAGAGCAATACCTTAACGTCTATGATTAAACAAGTTAACCTAATTGAGACAGTATCTCCCGAACGAATTGCAGAGGAGTTGAATAAATTATTAGAGCTTGCTGAAAAACCGTCTATCGGATTTCGATTAATGAACCAAACCGGCTTGCTTGAACATATTCTGCCGGAACTTGCTCAAACAGTAGGAATTGACCAGCCCGGAGGCTACCATCGCTGGGATGTTTTTGAGCATACTCTTCATACAGTTGATGCTTTGCCTTTAGATTTGAAAGTGAGATTAGCCGGATTGTTCCATGATGTTGGAAAACCAGCCGCCAAACAGATAGTGGAAAACGGCGCAACATTTTATAATCACGATAAGCTTGGCGGCAGGCTGGCTGAGCAGGCGTTGAAAAGACTGCGTTATTCAAACGAAACTATAAAGCAGGTTTGCCTTCTTATAGACAAGCATATGTTTAGCGAAAATGCCGGTGATAAAGGAATTAGGCGATTGATTCATCGCGTGGGAACCGACCTGATTTTTGATTTAATAGAACTTCGCAGAGCTGATACAATTGCGCAGGGAATGGGACAAACAACTGACAGTATCGATGAATTCAAGCTAAAAGTCGAGGCCGAGCTGGCTAAATGCAGAGCCTTTGGACTAAAAGACTTAGCTGTTAATGGCACAGATCTGCAAAAACGGTTCGGGCTTTCGGAAGGACTCGTGATAGGGGAAATTTTAAATTACCTTTTAGAGCAAGTTCTCGATAATCCCGACTTTAACACTGTGGAAAAATTACTGCTTTTAAGCGCTGATTATTTAAATAAAAGGCCGCTTGACATTTAA
- the sucC gene encoding ADP-forming succinate--CoA ligase subunit beta, translating to MKIHEYQAKEIFGKFGMPIPKGEVVASPAEAREIAVRYQKPVMVKAQVHVGGRGKAGGVKYCAEPDDAFEAAQQILGMDIKGLIVKKVLVSEAVNIVNEAYVGAIVDRSTKRNVIMVSPAGGIDIEQVAAETPEKIMKLGVDPLMGLRQFEALQLARFIYPDIKIARKAAAIIRKLYNSFVHSDASLAEINPLILDNENNLIAIDAKMNLDDNGLFKHPDFEDLRDLDAEDSDEIEAKRADLSFVKLEGNIGCCVNGAGLAMATMDLVKYFGGQPANFLDIGGSSSPEKVVAALRIILRDPNVGVILFNIFGGITRCDDVANGIIEALDKLDVRVPIVVRLTGTNEDIAKGILEKHDLKATNSMDDVVKMAIKEVAPVA from the coding sequence ATGAAAATACACGAGTATCAGGCAAAAGAAATTTTCGGAAAATTTGGTATGCCGATACCTAAAGGCGAGGTAGTAGCTTCTCCGGCAGAGGCTCGCGAAATTGCCGTGCGGTATCAAAAACCGGTGATGGTTAAAGCGCAGGTTCACGTTGGCGGACGAGGCAAGGCGGGAGGCGTTAAATACTGCGCCGAACCGGATGATGCTTTCGAAGCCGCTCAGCAGATTTTGGGAATGGATATCAAAGGACTGATTGTTAAAAAAGTTCTTGTTAGTGAAGCAGTCAATATTGTAAATGAAGCTTATGTCGGTGCGATAGTCGACAGATCAACCAAACGAAATGTTATAATGGTTTCTCCCGCCGGAGGTATCGATATTGAGCAGGTTGCCGCCGAAACACCGGAAAAAATAATGAAACTTGGTGTTGACCCTTTAATGGGTTTGCGGCAATTTGAAGCTTTACAACTTGCACGTTTTATCTATCCTGATATTAAAATTGCCCGCAAGGCGGCTGCAATTATCAGGAAATTGTACAACTCTTTTGTGCACAGCGACGCTTCCTTAGCGGAAATAAACCCGCTTATTCTCGACAATGAGAACAATCTTATCGCTATAGACGCAAAAATGAACCTCGATGATAATGGCCTTTTCAAGCATCCCGATTTTGAGGATTTAAGGGACCTCGACGCTGAGGATTCGGATGAAATCGAAGCCAAACGCGCCGACCTGTCGTTTGTAAAACTCGAGGGAAACATCGGCTGCTGTGTCAATGGCGCCGGCTTAGCAATGGCTACTATGGACCTTGTGAAATACTTTGGCGGTCAACCGGCAAACTTCCTCGATATCGGCGGCTCATCATCCCCAGAGAAAGTAGTGGCGGCATTGCGTATTATTCTCAGAGACCCGAATGTGGGTGTCATCCTATTTAATATCTTCGGCGGCATTACCCGCTGCGATGATGTTGCCAATGGCATCATCGAAGCGTTAGATAAACTCGATGTACGGGTTCCCATAGTTGTCCGTCTTACCGGAACCAATGAAGATATCGCTAAAGGGATTTTGGAAAAACATGACTTGAAAGCTACTAATTCAATGGATGACGTTGTTAAAATGGCAATAAAGGAAGTTGCTCCGGTAGCTTGA
- the sucD gene encoding succinate--CoA ligase subunit alpha, which translates to MAIFIDNKTKVIVQGITGRDGSFHTRQMIDYGTKVVGGVTPGKGGSEIFGVRIFDTMTEAVKKTKANTSMILVPPPFAVDAIYEAIESGVSLVVCITEGVPTIDMTGVYNYARMKGVRLMGPNCPGLISPGASKVGILPAHIFKKGNIGVVSRSGTLTYEVVYNLTQKGLGQSTTIGIGGDPIIGTNFIDCLEAFENDPQTKGIVMIGEIGGSDEEMAAEYIKKNVTKPVVGFIAGQTAPPGKRMGHAGAIISGSSGLAADKIKALNAVGIPVAEIPSQIADLMIEKLAEYKKKMAKKKAAKKTAKKAVRKTAKKKTVKKAAKKKTSVKKTAKKKVVKKTAKKKVIKKKAAKKKAVKKTAKKR; encoded by the coding sequence ATGGCAATTTTTATTGATAATAAAACCAAGGTGATTGTGCAGGGTATTACCGGCCGCGACGGTTCGTTTCATACCCGGCAGATGATAGATTACGGCACTAAAGTTGTTGGGGGCGTTACCCCCGGCAAGGGCGGCTCCGAGATTTTTGGCGTGCGCATTTTCGATACGATGACAGAAGCGGTTAAAAAAACAAAAGCCAACACATCCATGATATTAGTACCGCCGCCTTTTGCGGTTGATGCTATTTATGAGGCGATTGAATCGGGCGTATCTCTTGTTGTCTGCATCACAGAGGGCGTGCCAACAATAGACATGACAGGCGTTTACAATTATGCCCGGATGAAAGGCGTACGGCTAATGGGTCCGAATTGTCCCGGATTGATTTCCCCCGGCGCCTCGAAAGTCGGCATCCTGCCGGCTCATATTTTCAAGAAAGGCAATATTGGCGTAGTTTCGCGCTCCGGCACCCTCACTTATGAAGTCGTCTATAATCTTACTCAAAAGGGTCTTGGCCAATCGACCACAATAGGTATTGGCGGCGACCCGATAATAGGCACCAATTTCATCGATTGCCTTGAGGCTTTCGAGAATGACCCCCAGACCAAAGGCATAGTGATGATTGGCGAGATAGGCGGCTCTGATGAGGAGATGGCAGCTGAGTATATTAAGAAGAACGTTACCAAGCCGGTTGTCGGTTTCATAGCCGGACAAACTGCTCCTCCCGGCAAACGCATGGGGCATGCCGGCGCTATTATCTCCGGTTCATCCGGTTTAGCCGCTGACAAAATCAAGGCTTTAAATGCTGTCGGCATACCAGTAGCGGAAATTCCCTCTCAAATCGCTGATTTAATGATAGAAAAACTTGCTGAATACAAAAAGAAGATGGCCAAGAAAAAAGCAGCTAAAAAAACCGCTAAAAAGGCTGTCAGGAAAACTGCGAAAAAGAAAACAGTAAAAAAAGCCGCCAAGAAAAAAACATCAGTAAAGAAAACAGCTAAGAAAAAGGTAGTTAAAAAAACTGCTAAGAAAAAAGTTATAAAGAAAAAAGCAGCTAAGAAAAAAGCGGTTAAGAAAACTGCCAAAAAAAGATAA
- a CDS encoding 4Fe-4S binding protein — protein sequence MAEKTITKKRYKQRPDPIVIYKKWCKACGICIELCPQDVFDTDRDGYPIIARGLDCTQCAICWIHCPDFAITSNEK from the coding sequence ATGGCTGAAAAAACAATAACAAAGAAGCGATACAAACAAAGACCCGACCCTATTGTTATTTATAAGAAATGGTGTAAGGCCTGCGGAATATGTATAGAACTTTGTCCACAAGATGTGTTTGACACGGATAGAGACGGGTATCCCATAATCGCGCGCGGTCTCGATTGTACACAGTGCGCAATATGCTGGATTCATTGCCCCGATTTTGCCATCACCTCTAACGAGAAATGA
- a CDS encoding 2-oxoacid:acceptor oxidoreductase subunit alpha, with product MDDISGPKLIQGNQACALGAIAAGCRFFAGYPITPSTEVAEVMALELPKYKGRFIQMEDEIASISAIIGASIAGTKSLTATSGPGFSLMQEGIGYAAMTEVPCVIVNAMRGGPSTGLPTKVSQADVMQSNWGSHGDYYPIVLCPTTVKDCFFIMIKAFNLAEKYRTPVIVLSDEVIGHMREMIVLPDPSTIEKVERVRPNVPPEWYKHFQITPDYTSPMASFGEGYRFHLTGLTHDEDGLPTADNEKIEAKLDKLKKKIERHGDDIIEVKEFKLDDARVVIIAYGSVAMAAKQAVMIARKKRFKAGLFQPVTLWPFPDEKLKPVLRRADLVVVAELNQGQIIGEVKRNCSDHTKIVGLNRYDGELITPEQIIQRIKEVH from the coding sequence ATGGATGATATTTCAGGCCCAAAACTTATTCAGGGTAATCAGGCATGCGCTCTTGGAGCTATTGCGGCTGGCTGCCGGTTCTTCGCCGGCTATCCGATTACGCCATCAACCGAGGTTGCCGAGGTTATGGCTCTCGAACTGCCGAAATATAAGGGAAGGTTTATCCAAATGGAGGATGAAATCGCCTCGATATCGGCGATTATCGGCGCTTCTATTGCCGGCACCAAATCATTGACCGCAACATCCGGTCCCGGGTTTTCACTTATGCAGGAGGGTATCGGATATGCCGCCATGACGGAAGTTCCCTGTGTTATAGTTAATGCTATGCGCGGAGGTCCCTCAACCGGTTTGCCGACAAAGGTTTCCCAAGCTGATGTTATGCAGTCTAATTGGGGTTCGCATGGTGATTATTATCCAATAGTCCTTTGTCCGACAACAGTAAAAGATTGCTTTTTCATAATGATTAAGGCTTTTAATCTTGCCGAAAAATACAGAACCCCGGTGATAGTATTATCCGATGAAGTAATCGGGCATATGAGGGAGATGATAGTTTTACCTGATCCATCCACTATTGAGAAAGTTGAGCGGGTAAGACCTAATGTTCCGCCCGAATGGTACAAGCATTTTCAAATCACTCCCGACTATACTTCTCCGATGGCAAGCTTTGGAGAGGGCTACAGATTCCACCTTACCGGCTTAACTCATGACGAAGATGGATTGCCGACAGCCGATAACGAAAAAATTGAAGCAAAACTTGATAAGCTGAAAAAGAAAATCGAACGGCATGGGGATGATATTATAGAGGTAAAGGAATTCAAGCTTGATGATGCCCGCGTGGTAATTATCGCTTATGGTTCGGTGGCTATGGCTGCCAAGCAGGCGGTTATGATTGCCCGTAAAAAACGTTTTAAGGCCGGATTATTTCAACCTGTAACACTTTGGCCATTCCCTGATGAAAAGCTGAAGCCAGTTCTTAGAAGAGCTGATTTGGTTGTTGTTGCCGAGCTAAATCAGGGACAGATTATTGGCGAGGTTAAAAGGAATTGCAGTGACCATACTAAGATAGTAGGGCTAAACAGGTATGATGGGGAATTGATAACTCCCGAACAGATTATTCAAAGAATTAAAGAGGTACACTGA
- a CDS encoding 2-oxoacid:ferredoxin oxidoreductase subunit beta, which produces MQKSNVTHQYLRQKMQFPNVWCPGCGIGIVLGAFIRAVDRLGIPKDDMVLVSGIGCTARIPAYVDFNTLHTTHGRAIAFATGVKLGNPRLKVVIISGDGDLLAIGGNHFIHACRRNIDITVILVNNYIYGMTGGQYSPATPLGKKASTAPYLTIEPPFDICNLAISSGASYVARSTVYHAAPLSNLIEKALAKKGFSVVEAISNCQTQYGRLNKEGTAVKMILDMKERAVPISKAKKLTPEEMEGKYAIGTLHDIERPGYVEQYQKLIDRFNPPEIKPVEDDNNNSENK; this is translated from the coding sequence ATGCAAAAATCGAATGTTACTCATCAATATCTCAGGCAAAAAATGCAATTTCCTAATGTTTGGTGTCCCGGCTGCGGTATTGGCATTGTGCTTGGCGCATTTATCAGAGCTGTAGATCGGCTTGGTATTCCAAAAGATGACATGGTTTTAGTTTCCGGTATCGGCTGTACCGCGCGCATACCGGCGTATGTCGATTTTAATACGCTGCACACGACTCATGGCAGAGCAATTGCTTTTGCTACCGGTGTAAAGTTGGGTAATCCAAGATTGAAAGTGGTAATAATTTCAGGCGATGGCGACTTGCTGGCTATCGGCGGCAACCATTTTATTCACGCCTGCCGCCGCAATATCGATATAACCGTTATTTTGGTAAACAATTATATTTATGGCATGACCGGCGGGCAATATTCACCGGCTACACCGCTTGGCAAAAAAGCCTCAACTGCGCCGTATTTAACTATTGAACCGCCTTTCGATATTTGCAATCTGGCTATAAGTTCGGGAGCATCGTATGTTGCCAGAAGCACTGTTTATCATGCTGCCCCGCTTTCCAATCTAATCGAAAAAGCGCTTGCCAAAAAAGGCTTCTCGGTGGTTGAGGCAATATCAAACTGTCAAACCCAGTATGGCCGGTTAAACAAAGAGGGAACGGCTGTAAAAATGATATTAGACATGAAAGAACGTGCTGTTCCTATATCGAAAGCCAAGAAACTGACCCCTGAAGAAATGGAAGGGAAATATGCTATTGGTACTTTGCACGACATTGAAAGACCCGGATATGTTGAGCAGTACCAGAAATTGATTGACAGATTTAATCCTCC